One window of the Streptomyces asoensis genome contains the following:
- a CDS encoding non-ribosomal peptide synthetase has translation MARATLPAHVVTLVDVDGPLDGAALRQAVAELARRHPHLRSAPDAELPWRDIDLGTVDGPRRDAELDRLDAEEDEGPAVPLRLLLARLGPERHRLRLSSAPAAVDTQSHRVLIDELLTVYGGRNGDLPRVPSHADYAGWLAVQDREAADLVWSTHLAEAEPTLVGGRATPVRPGPVERVSGELPADVGSGLLRMAHEHGLAFETVAQGVFGILLGWLTGRDDVVVGVAARPRFLGIDIMAGRLAEPRPVVVRAPAGDALLDVFFRLADEQARLTGVLAPRAVDGIFDTLVSVDCGEPASVADIRVVAVEQRPQVPGALAFRVRGTGERLRLDLDFRPDLLERTDVERMLEALTRLFGAVEKDPTQRVGGVDLLSPAERRLMLREWNDTGTAAPPRTLSELLRRPVVRTPDATALRSADETLSFAELGRRADRLARLLADRGAEPGRLVALALPRSVDLVVAVLAVARTGAAFVPIDPGYPAERVAFMLEDAAPSLVCAYSTTALADLPQSLLLDRPEVRDAVCGGAETDLTEYPYPVPAQAEAAYVIYTSGTTGRPKGVVVPHAGLVDLATTMAEGMGLDGDSRLLQFASPSFDAFVAELLGAYHVGAALVIPPDVPLAGDALAEVITEYGVTRLLLPPVAAASVEPEQLAGVQGLMTAGEACSADLVARWSPGRRMVNAYGPTEVTVCATCSEPLTGAGTPSIGRPIAGASVYVLGKGLQPLPPGVPGELYVAGDGLARGYLGRPGLTAERFVADPFGPPGSRMYRTGDMVSWRPDGTLAFHGRVDDQVKLRGFRIELGEVETVLADCPGVVHAAAVVHGEDGERDVLVGYVTPQDGVTLDVADVREHASRFLPDYMVPAAVVVLDAFPVTPGGKLDRSALPAPRPAVSTSGGRAPRTPAEEVFCTIFGELLGVAPVDVDGNFFALGGDSMLAISVIQRARAAGFAVSPKEIINNPTVRALAAVATPTQGGGR, from the coding sequence ATGGCGCGAGCGACACTCCCCGCCCACGTGGTCACGCTGGTCGACGTCGACGGCCCCCTGGACGGCGCCGCCCTGCGGCAGGCCGTCGCCGAACTGGCGCGGCGCCACCCGCACCTGCGGTCGGCGCCGGACGCCGAACTGCCCTGGCGCGACATCGACCTGGGCACCGTGGACGGGCCCCGGCGCGACGCCGAACTGGACCGGCTCGACGCCGAGGAGGACGAGGGCCCGGCGGTCCCGCTGCGCCTGCTGCTTGCCCGCCTCGGCCCCGAACGGCACCGGCTCCGGCTGAGCAGCGCCCCGGCGGCCGTCGACACGCAGTCGCACCGCGTGCTCATCGACGAACTGCTCACCGTGTACGGCGGCAGGAACGGTGACCTGCCGCGGGTGCCGAGCCACGCCGACTACGCCGGCTGGCTGGCCGTTCAGGACCGCGAAGCGGCCGACCTGGTCTGGTCGACCCACCTCGCCGAGGCCGAGCCGACCCTGGTGGGCGGCCGGGCGACCCCCGTACGGCCGGGCCCGGTCGAACGGGTCTCCGGTGAGCTGCCCGCGGACGTCGGCAGCGGCCTTCTGCGGATGGCCCACGAGCACGGGCTGGCGTTCGAGACGGTCGCGCAGGGCGTGTTCGGCATCCTGCTGGGCTGGCTGACCGGCCGGGACGACGTCGTGGTCGGGGTCGCGGCCCGGCCGCGCTTCCTCGGGATCGACATCATGGCCGGCCGTTTGGCCGAGCCGAGGCCGGTGGTGGTGCGGGCCCCCGCGGGGGACGCGCTGCTCGACGTGTTCTTCCGGCTGGCCGATGAACAGGCCCGGCTCACCGGCGTCCTGGCGCCCCGCGCGGTCGACGGCATCTTCGACACGCTGGTGTCGGTCGACTGCGGCGAGCCGGCGTCGGTGGCCGACATCCGGGTGGTGGCCGTGGAGCAACGGCCGCAGGTGCCCGGTGCGCTCGCCTTCCGGGTACGCGGGACGGGCGAGCGGCTGCGACTGGACCTGGACTTCCGGCCGGACCTGCTGGAGCGCACCGATGTCGAACGGATGCTGGAGGCGCTGACCCGGTTGTTCGGTGCCGTGGAGAAGGACCCGACCCAGCGCGTCGGCGGGGTGGACCTGCTGTCTCCGGCGGAGCGACGGCTCATGCTCCGGGAGTGGAACGACACCGGCACAGCGGCACCACCGCGCACGCTCTCCGAACTGCTGCGCCGCCCGGTCGTCCGGACCCCGGACGCGACCGCGCTCAGGTCGGCGGACGAGACGCTCTCCTTCGCCGAACTCGGCCGCCGTGCGGACCGGCTCGCCCGGCTGCTCGCCGACCGAGGCGCGGAGCCCGGACGGCTGGTGGCGCTGGCGCTGCCCCGGTCGGTCGACCTCGTCGTCGCCGTGCTGGCCGTGGCCCGGACCGGAGCCGCGTTCGTGCCGATCGACCCCGGCTACCCCGCCGAGCGGGTCGCGTTCATGCTCGAGGACGCCGCGCCGTCGCTCGTCTGCGCGTACTCCACCACCGCTCTCGCGGACCTGCCGCAATCCCTGCTCCTGGACCGGCCGGAGGTACGGGACGCGGTGTGCGGCGGCGCCGAGACGGACCTGACGGAGTACCCGTACCCGGTCCCCGCGCAGGCCGAAGCCGCCTACGTCATCTACACCTCCGGCACCACAGGACGGCCCAAGGGCGTCGTCGTGCCCCATGCCGGGCTCGTCGATCTGGCCACCACCATGGCCGAGGGCATGGGGCTGGACGGTGACAGCAGGCTCCTTCAGTTCGCGTCGCCGAGCTTCGACGCGTTCGTCGCGGAACTGCTCGGCGCGTACCACGTGGGTGCCGCGCTGGTCATACCGCCGGACGTCCCGCTCGCCGGTGACGCCCTCGCCGAGGTGATCACCGAGTACGGCGTGACGCGTCTGCTGCTGCCGCCGGTGGCCGCCGCGAGCGTGGAGCCGGAGCAACTGGCCGGGGTCCAGGGCCTGATGACCGCCGGTGAGGCCTGCTCGGCCGACCTGGTCGCGCGCTGGTCCCCGGGGCGCCGGATGGTCAACGCGTACGGCCCGACCGAGGTCACCGTCTGCGCCACGTGCAGCGAACCGCTGACCGGTGCCGGCACGCCTTCGATCGGACGGCCGATCGCCGGTGCCTCGGTCTACGTGCTCGGCAAGGGACTTCAGCCGCTGCCGCCGGGTGTGCCCGGCGAGCTGTACGTGGCGGGCGACGGACTGGCGCGGGGATACCTCGGGCGTCCGGGGCTCACCGCGGAGCGATTCGTGGCCGACCCGTTCGGGCCGCCCGGTTCCCGCATGTACCGGACCGGTGACATGGTCTCCTGGCGGCCGGACGGGACGCTGGCCTTCCACGGCCGCGTCGACGACCAGGTGAAGCTGCGCGGCTTTCGGATCGAACTCGGCGAGGTCGAGACGGTCCTGGCCGACTGCCCGGGCGTCGTACACGCGGCGGCCGTGGTCCACGGCGAGGACGGGGAGCGCGACGTGCTCGTCGGGTACGTCACGCCGCAGGACGGAGTGACGCTCGACGTGGCCGACGTGCGGGAGCACGCATCCCGGTTCCTGCCCGACTACATGGTGCCCGCCGCCGTTGTCGTGCTGGACGCCTTCCCGGTCACCCCGGGCGGCAAGCTCGACCGGTCGGCGCTCCCGGCGCCCCGGCCCGCCGTGTCGACGAGCGGCGGCCGTGCGCCGCGCACCCCGGCGGAAGAGGTGTTCTGCACGATCTTCGGGGAGCTGCTCGGTGTCGCCCCGGTGGACGTCGACGGCAACTTCTTTGCCCTCGGCGGCGACAGCATGCTGGCCATCAGCGTGATCCAGAGGGCCCGCGCCGCCGGTTTCGCCGTCTCGCCCAAGGAGATCATCAACAACCCGACGGTCCGCGCGCTCGCCGCGGTCGCCACCCCCACGCAAGGCGGCGGCCGATGA
- a CDS encoding cytochrome P450 — MTTGQDIEELVRFVLAPGTSDDPFAHYLRLRELADVHRSERTGMTLLSRYADCRQVLGDQETFRVVDTDWMAANVPGWRPSPGQEQFLSSLFFRNPPDHTRLRRQLSRGFTARRLQTLRPLVEKEVLRALDRLAAVPSGHVADFQELVSVPLSLAVLGGLLGIPVSERPRCWTLLNEAVPAPDPAADEAARAAMSRRADEAAAELAVFFTELIARKRTEPGDDLVSACLVEQAGDPEQLTDRELALAVLPVFGAGVTTLSDTLGNIMHTLLTNPDQLERLSADPAQAERAAAEAFRHCGGYHITRRYATRDTEIRGVPVAAGSVVVLLLAGANRDPEAFGRPEEFDIERPETASLAFGSGIHHCLGAALAKLLVETVCGALHRGPALRPAGAPRWRPSVLFFGPVHLPVTVVADPRTVRSAP, encoded by the coding sequence ATGACGACAGGGCAGGACATCGAGGAGCTGGTGCGGTTCGTGCTGGCGCCGGGCACGAGCGACGACCCGTTCGCCCACTACCTCCGGCTCCGTGAACTCGCCGACGTCCACCGCAGCGAACGGACGGGCATGACGCTCCTGTCGCGGTACGCGGACTGCCGGCAGGTCCTGGGCGACCAGGAGACCTTCCGGGTCGTCGACACCGACTGGATGGCGGCCAACGTCCCCGGATGGCGGCCGTCGCCGGGCCAGGAGCAGTTCCTCTCGTCGCTGTTCTTCCGCAACCCGCCGGACCACACCAGGCTGCGGCGGCAGCTGTCGCGGGGGTTCACCGCACGCCGGCTCCAGACGCTGCGCCCGTTGGTGGAGAAGGAGGTGCTGCGCGCGCTCGACCGGCTCGCCGCCGTCCCGTCCGGCCACGTCGCCGACTTCCAGGAACTCGTCTCCGTTCCGCTGAGCCTGGCGGTCCTCGGCGGCCTGCTGGGCATCCCCGTGAGTGAACGCCCCCGCTGCTGGACGCTGCTGAACGAAGCGGTCCCGGCGCCCGACCCCGCCGCGGACGAGGCGGCCCGGGCGGCCATGAGCAGACGGGCGGACGAGGCCGCCGCCGAACTCGCCGTCTTCTTCACCGAGTTGATCGCCCGCAAGCGCACCGAGCCCGGCGACGACCTCGTCAGCGCCTGCTTGGTGGAACAGGCGGGCGACCCGGAGCAGCTGACCGACCGTGAGCTGGCGCTCGCGGTGCTCCCGGTCTTCGGGGCCGGCGTGACGACCCTGAGCGACACCCTCGGCAACATCATGCACACCCTGCTGACCAACCCCGACCAGCTGGAGCGGCTCTCGGCCGACCCGGCGCAGGCCGAACGGGCGGCCGCCGAGGCGTTCCGTCACTGCGGCGGCTACCACATCACCCGCCGCTACGCGACGCGCGACACCGAGATCCGCGGGGTACCGGTCGCCGCGGGCTCGGTCGTGGTGCTCCTCCTGGCCGGGGCGAACCGTGACCCCGAGGCCTTCGGCCGGCCGGAGGAGTTCGACATCGAGCGCCCCGAAACCGCATCCCTGGCGTTCGGCTCCGGAATCCACCACTGCCTCGGCGCGGCGCTGGCGAAGCTGCTGGTCGAAACCGTGTGCGGGGCGCTGCACCGGGGACCGGCGCTGCGCCCCGCCGGAGCGCCGCGGTGGCGGCCGTCCGTGCTGTTCTTCGGACCGGTGCACCTGCCGGTCACGGTCGTGGCGGATCCCCGCACGGTGCGGTCGGCGCCGTAG
- a CDS encoding cytochrome P450 yields MTALPLVSPDELDELDFADSRLHAEHDLTEVWRRLRAERPFHRQPARGSQPAFWVITRYADAVEVYRSREFTTEHGNGLPTLLTGGDAAAGTMLAVTDGLRHQQIRTILTRAFSPRVLAAIQDGVRRTVDELMAAAVAKGESDFVRDVSANIPLGAVCDLLDVPRGDRQYLLGLTSQAWSSEHADAPPEDSWTAKSEILLYFADLARTRRGGDGNDVVSLLANCRIDGEPLSDAELMANCYGLMIGGDETGRHAISGGLLALIENPEQWDALKSGTVNLQKAADEVLRWTVPSLHGGRMATADVEVNGQSIRAGEIVSAWIASANRDGDAFPDPDRFDLTRTPNKHLTFAFGAHYCLGHYLARAEIEAVLDSLRRMVSGVRQTAPETWIYSSVLHGMNTLPVAFEADPAGLSP; encoded by the coding sequence ATGACGGCGCTGCCCCTGGTCTCCCCCGACGAGCTGGATGAACTGGACTTCGCCGACTCCCGGTTGCACGCGGAGCACGACCTGACCGAGGTGTGGCGCCGGCTGCGGGCCGAGCGCCCCTTCCACCGCCAGCCGGCGCGCGGCTCGCAGCCGGCGTTCTGGGTGATCACCCGGTACGCCGACGCGGTGGAGGTCTACCGCAGCCGGGAGTTCACCACCGAGCACGGCAACGGACTGCCGACCCTGCTCACCGGAGGGGACGCGGCCGCGGGGACGATGCTCGCGGTGACCGACGGACTGCGCCACCAGCAGATCCGCACGATCCTGACGAGGGCGTTCTCCCCGCGGGTACTCGCCGCCATCCAGGACGGCGTCCGCCGCACGGTGGACGAACTCATGGCGGCGGCCGTCGCCAAGGGCGAATCCGACTTCGTCCGGGACGTCTCCGCGAACATCCCGCTCGGCGCGGTGTGCGACCTGCTCGACGTGCCGCGGGGTGACCGGCAGTACCTGCTCGGCCTCACCTCGCAGGCTTGGAGTTCCGAACACGCGGACGCCCCGCCGGAGGACTCCTGGACCGCGAAGAGCGAGATCCTGCTCTATTTCGCCGACCTGGCGCGGACCCGGCGCGGCGGTGACGGCAACGACGTGGTGAGCCTGCTCGCCAACTGCCGCATCGACGGGGAGCCGCTCAGCGACGCCGAGCTGATGGCCAACTGCTACGGCCTGATGATCGGCGGCGACGAGACCGGCCGGCACGCCATCTCCGGCGGCCTGCTGGCGCTGATCGAGAACCCGGAGCAGTGGGACGCCCTCAAGAGCGGCACCGTGAACCTCCAGAAGGCCGCCGACGAGGTCCTGCGCTGGACCGTGCCCTCGCTGCACGGCGGCCGGATGGCCACCGCCGACGTCGAGGTGAACGGACAGTCGATCCGGGCGGGCGAGATCGTCAGTGCTTGGATCGCCTCGGCCAACCGGGACGGCGACGCCTTCCCGGACCCCGACCGCTTCGACCTCACCCGCACGCCGAACAAGCACCTGACCTTCGCCTTCGGCGCGCACTACTGCCTCGGTCACTACCTTGCCCGGGCCGAGATCGAGGCCGTGCTCGACAGCCTGCGCCGGATGGTGTCCGGCGTGCGGCAGACCGCGCCCGAGACCTGGATCTATTCCAGCGTCCTGCACGGCATGAACACCCTGCCCGTCGCGTTCGAAGCCGATCCGGCGGGTCTGTCCCCATGA
- a CDS encoding MbtH family protein, producing the protein MTEEHGVSPVFEDDDADYLVLRNAERQYSLWPEYLAVPGGWQVVSGPAARTDCLLHVEQNWRDLRPASLNATGDRTQQNGIHS; encoded by the coding sequence ATGACCGAGGAGCACGGCGTGTCCCCTGTGTTCGAAGACGACGACGCGGACTATCTGGTGTTGCGCAATGCGGAGCGGCAGTACTCCCTCTGGCCGGAGTATCTCGCCGTACCCGGGGGCTGGCAGGTCGTGTCCGGACCCGCCGCCCGCACCGACTGTCTCCTCCACGTCGAGCAGAACTGGCGTGACCTGCGGCCGGCTTCGCTCAACGCGACCGGCGACCGGACCCAGCAGAACGGAATACATTCGTGA
- a CDS encoding O-methyltransferase, whose protein sequence is MINTSLPIVPQDSTDQREIFATALVRQAPLPERLNTVMLEMEKVARDEGIPVIGRLEGAIVRTLTALRGEAVTRVLDIGTAIGYSALWLAYALPEGGKVTSIELDPERAARAADFIDRAGMADRVEILVGDAFELIPELGSYDLIFQDIMKHRYFGSDPSLATELLKLSKEHLEVNGFFMIDNAFCGGGVVAGEAAELSNELIGVRNMNRALAEDPDFDGVILPVRDGLWIARRTA, encoded by the coding sequence GTGATCAACACATCGTTGCCCATCGTTCCGCAGGACAGCACCGACCAGCGGGAGATCTTCGCCACGGCTCTGGTCCGCCAGGCGCCGCTGCCCGAGCGGCTGAACACCGTCATGCTGGAGATGGAGAAGGTCGCGAGGGACGAGGGCATCCCGGTCATCGGGCGGCTCGAAGGCGCGATCGTCCGGACGCTCACCGCACTGCGCGGCGAAGCCGTGACGCGCGTGCTCGACATCGGCACCGCGATCGGCTATTCGGCCCTGTGGCTGGCGTACGCGCTGCCCGAGGGCGGCAAGGTCACCAGCATCGAACTCGACCCCGAACGAGCAGCACGTGCCGCGGACTTCATCGATCGGGCAGGCATGGCCGACCGTGTCGAGATCCTCGTCGGCGACGCCTTCGAGCTGATCCCGGAACTCGGTTCCTACGACCTGATCTTCCAGGACATCATGAAGCACCGGTACTTCGGAAGCGACCCCTCGCTCGCCACCGAGCTGCTCAAGCTGTCGAAGGAGCATCTCGAGGTGAACGGCTTCTTCATGATCGACAACGCCTTCTGCGGTGGCGGCGTCGTCGCCGGGGAGGCGGCCGAGCTCTCCAACGAGCTGATCGGCGTGCGGAACATGAACAGGGCGCTCGCCGAGGACCCCGACTTCGACGGCGTGATCCTGCCGGTGCGCGACGGGCTCTGGATCGCGCGGCGCACGGCCTGA